AAGGCGCAGGTGAAAACATTTTCGTGGTCAAAGATGGCGTGATTACGACGCCACCAGCCACCAGCGCTATCCTTCCTGGTATTACCCGTGACTCTATCATGACGCTAGCAAAAGACATGGGCTATGAAGTGCGTGAAGCCAACATTGCTCGTGAAGCGCTATATCTTGCTGATGAAGTGTTCATGACAGGTACGGCGGCGGAAATCGTTCCAGTTCGTACTATCGATAAGATTGAAGTAGGCGAAGGCAAACGCGGCCCAATCACCAAAGTGATGCAAGATGCGTACTTCGGTTTATTCAACGGCACCACTGAAGATAAGTGGGGCTGGTTGGACTACGTCTACCCACAAGATAACCAGTAAGCACCAAGTAAATTTAAGGAAGTATTACAATGCCAAAATATCGTTCTGCCACCACAACTCATGGTCGCAATATGGCTGGTGCGCGTGCTCTATGGCGCGCAACTGGCGTTAAAGAAGAAGACTTCGGTAAGCCTATCATTGCCGTTGTGAACTCGTTCACTCAGTTTGTTCCAGGTCACGTACACCTGAAAGACCTTGGTCAGCTCGTCGCTCGAGAGATCGAAGAAGCGGGCGGCATCGCGAAAGAATTCAACACCATCGCTGTGGATGACGGTATCGCGATGGGTCACGGCGGTATGCTGTACTCATTGCCATCACGTGAGCTTATCGCTGACTCAGTAGAGTACATGGTGAATGCACACTGTGCGGATGCAATGGTCTGTATCTCAAACTGCGACAAGATCACCCCGGGAATGCTCATGGCTTCAATGCGCCTTAACATCCCTGTGATCTTTGTGTCTGGCGGCCCAATGGAAGCAGGTAAAACTAAGCTTTCTGATCAGATCATCAAACTTGATCTGGTTGATGCGATGATCCAAGGCGCCGATCCAACGGTTTCTGATGAGCAAAGTGAGCAAGTAGAGCGCTCTGCATGTCCGACTTGTGGCTCTTGCTCTGGTATGTTTACCGCTAACTCAATGAACTGTCTAACCGAAGCGCTGGGACTATCTCAGCCAGGTAACGGCTCTCTACTTGCCACTCACGCCGATCGCGAGGTGCTGTTTAAGAATGCAGGTAAACGCATTGTTGACCTCACTAAGCGCTACTACGAGCAAGATGATGCGTCAGCGCTGCCGCGTAATATCGCCAGCAAAGAAGCATTTGAGAACGCAATGGCGTTAGATATTGCCATGGGCGGCTCAACCAACACGGTTCTTCACCTACTTGCCGCGGCGCAAGAGGGCGACGTCGACTTTGATATGGAAGATATCGATCAGATGTCTCGCCGCGTGCCAAACCTTTGTAAGGTAGCGCCATCAACGCCTAAGTATCACATGGAAGACGTACACCGCGCGGGTGGTGTTATCGGTATCCTAGGTGAGCTTAACCGCGCAGGTCTATTGAACAACCAAACCAAAACGGTACTTGGTCTGACAATGGAAGAGCAGCTGTCTCAATACGACATCATGCTGACGGATTCGGAAGAAGTGAAATCCTTCTACCGCGCAGGCCCTGCGGGCATTCGTACTACGCAAGCCTTCTCGCAAGATTGTCGCTGGGACACTCTTGATGACGACCGTGAAAATGGTTGTATCCGTACTAAAGAAAATGCGTACAGCCAAGACGGCGGTCTTGCGGTACTAAAAGGCAACATCGCACTGGACGGCTGTATCGTTAAGACAGCAGGCGTGGATGAGAGCATCCTTAAATTCCAAGGCCCTGCGGTGGTATTCGAAAGCCAAGAAGATGCGGTAGATGGCATCCTAGGCGGTAAAGTGAAAGCCGGTGATGTCGTGGTTATCCGCTACGAAGGTCCAAAAGGCGGTCCGGGCATGCAAGAGATGCTGTACCCAACGACTTACCTAAAATCTATGGGTCTAGGCAAAGAGTGTGCACTACTGACTGACGGCCGCTTCTCTGGCGGTACATCGGGGCTTTCTATCGGTCACGCCTCTCCAGAAGCGGCTAATGGCGGTACCATTGGTTTGGTGAAAGATGGCGATATGGTCAATATCGATATTCCAAATCGAGAGATCACGCTTGTT
This window of the Vibrio maritimus genome carries:
- the ilvD gene encoding dihydroxy-acid dehydratase, giving the protein MPKYRSATTTHGRNMAGARALWRATGVKEEDFGKPIIAVVNSFTQFVPGHVHLKDLGQLVAREIEEAGGIAKEFNTIAVDDGIAMGHGGMLYSLPSRELIADSVEYMVNAHCADAMVCISNCDKITPGMLMASMRLNIPVIFVSGGPMEAGKTKLSDQIIKLDLVDAMIQGADPTVSDEQSEQVERSACPTCGSCSGMFTANSMNCLTEALGLSQPGNGSLLATHADREVLFKNAGKRIVDLTKRYYEQDDASALPRNIASKEAFENAMALDIAMGGSTNTVLHLLAAAQEGDVDFDMEDIDQMSRRVPNLCKVAPSTPKYHMEDVHRAGGVIGILGELNRAGLLNNQTKTVLGLTMEEQLSQYDIMLTDSEEVKSFYRAGPAGIRTTQAFSQDCRWDTLDDDRENGCIRTKENAYSQDGGLAVLKGNIALDGCIVKTAGVDESILKFQGPAVVFESQEDAVDGILGGKVKAGDVVVIRYEGPKGGPGMQEMLYPTTYLKSMGLGKECALLTDGRFSGGTSGLSIGHASPEAANGGTIGLVKDGDMVNIDIPNREITLVVSEDELAARRAEQDKLGWKPADRERTVSLALKAYANLATSADKGAVRDKSKLEG